From Cellulomonas dongxiuzhuiae, the proteins below share one genomic window:
- a CDS encoding tetratricopeptide repeat protein yields the protein MSQPSQQPRPRLDARGAVDLSALVRPTTPPPGSPGGLDAPAAYVRDVDQATFADVVQSSTQHPVVVALWAPWSEVSQQVVADLAALAQEDGGRWLLARIDAEANPQVAAAFQAQSVPTVVAVLGGQPVPLFQGAYPREQVRAVVDQLLAAAEANGITGRVNAAPAAEPEPEPALPPLHQAAYDAIERDDLPAARAAYEQALRENPRDAMARAGLAQVGLMERTAGADLRAVREAAAARPDDVDAQLAVADLDVFGGAVEDGFVRLVDLVRRTTGEDRERVRVRLVDLFEVLGADDPRVVAARRALAAALY from the coding sequence ATGTCGCAGCCGTCGCAGCAGCCCCGCCCACGACTTGACGCGCGCGGTGCGGTCGACCTCTCCGCGCTCGTGCGGCCGACGACCCCGCCGCCCGGCAGCCCCGGCGGTCTCGATGCACCGGCCGCCTACGTGCGCGACGTCGACCAGGCGACCTTCGCCGACGTGGTGCAGTCCTCGACGCAGCACCCGGTCGTCGTGGCGCTGTGGGCGCCGTGGAGCGAGGTGAGCCAGCAGGTCGTCGCGGACCTCGCCGCACTGGCGCAGGAGGACGGGGGTCGCTGGCTCCTGGCGCGCATCGACGCGGAGGCCAACCCTCAGGTCGCCGCGGCCTTCCAGGCCCAGTCGGTGCCGACCGTGGTCGCCGTGCTCGGGGGTCAGCCCGTGCCGCTGTTCCAGGGTGCGTACCCGCGCGAGCAGGTGCGCGCGGTCGTCGACCAGCTGCTCGCCGCGGCGGAGGCGAACGGCATCACCGGCCGGGTGAACGCGGCCCCTGCCGCCGAGCCCGAGCCCGAGCCGGCGCTGCCGCCGCTGCACCAGGCGGCGTACGACGCGATCGAGCGTGACGACCTGCCCGCGGCGCGCGCCGCGTACGAGCAGGCGCTGCGGGAGAACCCGCGCGACGCCATGGCCCGTGCGGGGCTCGCGCAGGTCGGCCTCATGGAGCGGACGGCCGGCGCGGACCTGCGCGCGGTGCGGGAGGCTGCCGCCGCGCGGCCCGACGACGTCGATGCGCAGCTCGCGGTCGCGGACCTCGACGTCTTCGGCGGCGCGGTGGAGGACGGCTTCGTGCGGCTCGTCGACCTCGTGCGCCGGACGACGGGGGAGGACCGGGAGCGGGTCCGCGTGCGCCTGGTGGACCTCTTCGAGGTCCTGGGCGCCGACGACCCACGTGTCGTGGCGGCACGCCGGGCGCTCGCCGCGGCCCTGTACTGA